A region of Burkholderia gladioli DNA encodes the following proteins:
- a CDS encoding membrane protein: MVKLLISALFLASLTACASYDFGSPDVYQRYDVQRSGEIEAATVVSVRGITISSDSDRSGLASFLSAGVSAFLGSRTIGGGNGRYIAGALAGAGAAYVSQRLSESLARHAGLEVVVHTVSGRTLVVVQSDEQRFAPGDRVMLVSSSSGMRITR, encoded by the coding sequence ATGGTCAAGCTTCTCATCTCTGCCCTGTTTCTCGCGTCCCTTACCGCGTGTGCTTCGTATGACTTCGGATCTCCCGACGTCTACCAGCGCTACGACGTTCAGCGCTCGGGTGAAATCGAGGCAGCTACGGTCGTCAGTGTGCGCGGCATCACAATCAGCAGCGATTCCGACCGTTCCGGTCTGGCATCGTTCCTGAGCGCGGGTGTCAGCGCGTTTCTCGGCTCCCGCACGATCGGCGGCGGCAATGGCCGGTACATCGCCGGCGCGCTGGCCGGCGCCGGCGCGGCCTACGTCTCTCAACGTCTGTCGGAATCCCTCGCGCGCCACGCTGGCCTCGAGGTAGTCGTACACACGGTCTCCGGCCGAACCTTGGTTGTCGTTCAGTCCGATGAGCAGCGCTTCGCCCCGGGCGATCGCGTGATGCTCGTCAGCAGTTCTTCCGGCATGCGCATCACGCGCTGA
- a CDS encoding ATP-binding protein, translated as MKLSPARLTQLLAAYIPSRLPVLITGRPGIGKSDIVEAATAAAGHALLISHPVVEDPTDSKGLPFPSDDGRHARFLPFGDLERALSATQPLVWFFDDLGQASPAVQAAKMQLLLARRIGEHHLPECVTFIAATNRRSDNAGVTGVLDPLISRFAAVVELEATVDDWTAWAVRQNVAPELIAFIRFRPHLLWEARSGRDIVASASPRKWGFLAKTISAVPPDLLPDAISATVGEAAGSELQSFLAIYRALPSVDAILLNPDLGVIPDEASILYAITAALAHKACDSNFERVLRYADRLVGAGQREFTALLVRDAIARAPELASHHAFIRAQGGEIGKIIRGE; from the coding sequence ATGAAACTTTCTCCCGCCCGTCTTACCCAGCTGCTTGCAGCCTACATTCCGAGCCGCCTTCCCGTCTTGATCACCGGTCGGCCCGGTATCGGAAAGTCCGATATCGTCGAGGCTGCCACGGCGGCTGCAGGGCACGCTCTTCTTATCAGCCACCCCGTCGTCGAGGACCCGACCGACTCGAAGGGCCTGCCGTTCCCGTCGGACGATGGCCGCCACGCGCGCTTCCTTCCTTTCGGCGATCTGGAGCGCGCGCTGTCGGCGACGCAGCCGTTGGTGTGGTTCTTCGACGACCTCGGGCAAGCTTCGCCTGCGGTGCAGGCCGCCAAGATGCAGTTGCTGCTCGCGCGTCGTATTGGTGAGCATCATCTGCCGGAGTGCGTCACGTTCATCGCGGCGACGAATCGCCGCAGCGACAACGCCGGCGTCACCGGTGTCCTCGATCCGCTGATCTCGCGCTTTGCGGCGGTTGTCGAACTCGAAGCCACGGTCGACGACTGGACGGCCTGGGCCGTTCGTCAGAACGTTGCTCCCGAGCTGATCGCGTTCATTCGCTTCCGTCCACACCTGCTTTGGGAAGCCCGCAGCGGCCGCGATATCGTCGCGTCCGCGAGCCCCCGGAAATGGGGGTTTCTCGCCAAGACGATCAGCGCCGTTCCGCCTGATTTGCTGCCCGACGCGATCAGCGCCACGGTCGGCGAGGCGGCTGGCAGTGAGCTGCAGAGCTTCCTCGCTATCTATCGGGCGCTGCCCTCGGTTGACGCGATTCTCCTGAATCCGGATCTCGGTGTCATTCCGGACGAGGCGAGCATTCTGTATGCGATCACCGCAGCGCTTGCCCACAAGGCATGTGACAGCAACTTCGAGCGGGTGCTGCGGTATGCGGATCGCCTCGTCGGCGCTGGCCAGCGCGAGTTCACGGCACTGCTCGTGCGTGATGCCATTGCCCGAGCGCCGGAACTGGCTAGCCACCACGCGTTCATTCGTGCGCAAGGTGGGGAGATCGGCAAGATCATTCGCGGCGAGTGA
- a CDS encoding DUF3717 domain-containing protein, translated as MNQTAIPNPFPSGAVSIVEIESAINVWRNRSAAPAGPDELLVLCSEARVLADVYGAMIASRATSVPRSSLTVKQAAALAGASA; from the coding sequence GTGAATCAAACTGCAATACCTAACCCCTTCCCGTCCGGTGCCGTGTCGATCGTCGAGATCGAGTCGGCGATCAACGTGTGGCGAAATCGGTCGGCGGCTCCTGCCGGGCCGGATGAGCTTCTCGTTCTCTGCTCCGAAGCCCGGGTTCTCGCCGATGTTTATGGCGCCATGATCGCGAGCCGCGCCACGAGCGTCCCGCGATCGTCGCTGACGGTGAAACAGGCCGCAGCGTTGGCCGGCGCATCCGCATAA
- a CDS encoding PRTRC system protein E has protein sequence MFQALEPLLRSAEKLVLTLAIDGDVITVFLTPAGGKDSMLRQPLILRATAAELDDGFANAIAGFTVAHQSLGEQVAVTNAILEAQQHKQATKAQKVLSGASQPAAAMASMDGDADDDTGEAEAGTTSAARTEAPAAGEKSAGTDLSSLIL, from the coding sequence ATGTTTCAAGCACTCGAACCGCTGCTTCGGTCAGCGGAGAAACTCGTATTGACGCTAGCAATTGACGGCGACGTCATTACCGTGTTTCTGACACCGGCCGGGGGGAAGGACTCGATGCTGCGGCAGCCCTTAATCCTGAGGGCTACGGCTGCGGAGCTCGACGACGGCTTTGCGAACGCGATTGCCGGCTTTACGGTGGCGCACCAGTCGCTTGGTGAGCAGGTGGCCGTGACCAATGCGATTCTCGAAGCTCAGCAGCACAAGCAGGCGACCAAAGCGCAGAAGGTCCTGTCGGGCGCGTCGCAGCCCGCCGCTGCAATGGCGAGCATGGATGGCGACGCGGACGACGATACGGGCGAGGCGGAGGCGGGAACGACCTCCGCCGCGCGAACGGAGGCGCCAGCAGCTGGTGAAAAGTCGGCTGGCACCGATCTGTCATCGTTGATCCTGTGA
- a CDS encoding VirB3 family type IV secretion system protein, whose amino-acid sequence MRKPKKVSRSLSLPRQMGGADRSFAIANGTLTALLCYSSTSPIYLVVGVVVHWVLRWLSSSDPWWKEVLVVYNRYPDVHEPLPTADVAARFRRPYGFDQELPL is encoded by the coding sequence GTGCGTAAGCCGAAGAAGGTTAGCCGATCGCTCTCGTTGCCTCGGCAGATGGGCGGCGCCGATCGAAGCTTCGCAATCGCTAACGGTACGCTGACGGCGTTGCTCTGCTATAGCAGCACGTCGCCGATTTACCTGGTCGTCGGCGTCGTTGTGCATTGGGTACTGCGCTGGCTGTCGTCTAGCGATCCGTGGTGGAAAGAGGTGTTAGTCGTCTACAACCGATATCCGGACGTTCACGAGCCGTTACCGACTGCCGATGTCGCCGCGCGATTTCGCCGGCCATACGGCTTTGATCAGGAGCTTCCCCTTTGA
- a CDS encoding CpaF family protein, with the protein MSEIAEIPFLKVARLEENAVQLFFESLKLIKPYLESPTVAEVMINSADNIWVEERGVMRRLDIEFNPATLKGAIHSLAASVEKSALAGTAQGIINGGHKNLRIATVMRPTAIDGDALAIRRHRDTKLSLADYARMGAFSRLYAKRDVQRPIFPAGVADEALGEAFTAMVRQRANVLVAGGTSSGKTTLLNALNEAIPEEERVITIEDTMELRVDLPNRVRLLSNPDKGVTTQVLVVLCLRLRPDRIIVGEVRGGEAYDFIQALSTGHDGGMGSIHSNDARGGLSRLESLAMLGIPPGSRWELTDMRKAIADCFHYVIHLRRTGELRHVSEVLAIKGFKDGDYVLERVF; encoded by the coding sequence ATGTCCGAGATTGCCGAAATTCCCTTTTTGAAAGTGGCCCGCCTCGAGGAGAACGCCGTACAGCTGTTCTTCGAGTCGCTGAAGCTTATCAAGCCGTACCTCGAGTCACCGACTGTCGCTGAGGTCATGATCAACTCAGCGGACAACATCTGGGTCGAGGAGCGCGGAGTGATGCGTCGGCTCGATATCGAGTTCAATCCGGCGACGCTGAAGGGCGCTATCCACTCACTTGCGGCCTCGGTCGAGAAGTCGGCGCTAGCCGGCACGGCTCAGGGAATCATTAACGGCGGCCACAAGAATCTCCGGATCGCGACGGTCATGAGACCGACCGCAATCGACGGCGACGCACTCGCGATCCGCCGGCATCGGGACACCAAACTGTCGCTCGCCGATTACGCGAGGATGGGCGCCTTCTCCCGGCTCTATGCGAAGCGGGATGTTCAGCGACCGATATTCCCAGCGGGCGTCGCGGACGAGGCGCTCGGCGAAGCGTTCACCGCGATGGTCCGCCAGCGAGCAAACGTACTCGTTGCCGGAGGTACATCGTCCGGAAAGACCACGCTCCTGAACGCCTTAAACGAGGCCATTCCGGAAGAGGAGCGCGTCATCACGATCGAGGACACGATGGAGCTTAGGGTCGACCTACCGAACCGTGTCCGGCTGCTGTCGAACCCCGACAAGGGCGTGACGACGCAGGTTCTTGTCGTGCTCTGTCTGCGCTTGCGCCCCGACCGAATCATCGTCGGCGAAGTACGTGGCGGTGAAGCGTACGACTTCATCCAGGCTCTGAGCACCGGTCACGACGGCGGGATGGGCTCGATTCATTCGAACGACGCGCGCGGCGGCCTGAGCCGGCTGGAGAGCCTCGCGATGTTGGGCATCCCGCCAGGCAGCCGATGGGAGCTCACCGACATGCGTAAGGCAATCGCCGACTGCTTCCACTACGTTATCCACCTTCGACGGACGGGCGAGCTCCGCCACGTTTCGGAGGTCTTGGCGATCAAAGGGTTCAAAGACGGGGACTACGTCCTCGAGCGCGTTTTCTAA
- a CDS encoding PRTRC system protein A, translated as MNPIDTVLHMSFPTVMVPRREPVHPMERPGERLLIAANGVFLEVLRPWVRVVRRIAMYHEKTPIPYGAVDEVTELRCGPVPPALIAEFHAMTRAALPNETGAWIVWKEASREWRLIPLESLSHGPSHLDYDRPSLSDGEWLVVDCHSHGRGKAFFSHTDDKDDRYDVKFAFVLGHCDRVPSRALRLCVKRIFENLADVPEPWAAALAREVA; from the coding sequence ATGAACCCGATCGATACAGTGCTGCATATGTCTTTTCCAACCGTGATGGTGCCCAGGCGTGAGCCGGTGCATCCGATGGAACGTCCCGGAGAGCGCCTTCTCATCGCCGCGAACGGCGTGTTTCTGGAAGTGCTTCGACCGTGGGTCCGGGTGGTGCGCCGTATCGCGATGTACCACGAGAAGACGCCGATCCCGTACGGCGCTGTCGATGAAGTCACGGAGCTGCGTTGTGGCCCTGTGCCGCCGGCGCTCATCGCGGAATTTCATGCGATGACGCGTGCAGCGCTTCCGAACGAGACCGGTGCCTGGATCGTTTGGAAGGAAGCCTCTCGTGAGTGGCGGCTGATTCCTCTGGAATCTTTGTCGCATGGGCCCTCGCACCTCGATTACGACCGCCCAAGTTTGTCCGATGGTGAGTGGCTGGTAGTTGACTGCCATTCCCATGGGCGGGGGAAGGCTTTTTTCTCACACACGGACGATAAGGACGACCGGTACGACGTGAAGTTTGCATTCGTGCTGGGGCACTGCGACAGGGTGCCGTCGCGCGCGCTTCGCCTCTGCGTGAAGAGGATATTCGAGAACCTGGCGGACGTTCCTGAACCTTGGGCCGCCGCTTTGGCAAGGGAGGTAGCGTGA
- a CDS encoding PRTRC system protein C: protein MTISIAAIVREFIYNGMALLDPGPAFSPEQVRDLYTAQYPELTTAAVDGPELKGEVMTYKFVRAAGAKGAHA, encoded by the coding sequence ATGACGATCAGCATCGCAGCAATCGTTCGCGAGTTCATCTACAACGGCATGGCCCTGTTAGACCCCGGCCCGGCATTCTCGCCGGAGCAGGTTCGCGATCTTTACACCGCCCAGTACCCCGAACTAACGACCGCCGCGGTCGACGGCCCGGAGCTAAAGGGTGAGGTGATGACCTATAAGTTCGTCCGCGCGGCGGGCGCCAAGGGCGCCCATGCGTAA
- a CDS encoding DUF2201 family putative metallopeptidase: MDARIAKQRTLLVLDHPFIGSLALRLKVREDPSCKTFWTDSASLGYNPVYAAALTDLQIRGVLAHEVWHVAGGHCWRQGARDPEVWNEACDYVVNLIVDDAGLQLPPGVLIDVRFKGMSAEEVYGILMHEKRQTRKQPDDGEADAPQFGRKPGAQPSHSSGGTETEATPSCGEVRQYAGPDKVAKEVEWKVAVLQAAKAAQACGKLGGALQAAVEQSVASVVDWRPLLHRFAQDAAPIDYTWALPDRRYLHLGMYLPSLNQPQVGDAVFVRDTSGSVWDETQAQFAAEILAVADAIRPRRLIVMDCDERVTQVQIFEQGDLVELAPLKGGGGTSFIDPFHRIAGEDIEPAFLVYLTDMEGSFPSEEPAYPVLWASTTPLKRARRAPFGETIEVVC; encoded by the coding sequence ATGGATGCACGCATCGCGAAGCAGCGCACGTTGCTCGTTCTCGACCACCCGTTCATCGGTTCGCTGGCTTTGCGGCTCAAGGTTCGGGAGGATCCGAGTTGCAAGACGTTCTGGACTGACAGTGCGTCGCTGGGCTACAACCCAGTGTATGCGGCGGCCCTGACAGACCTTCAAATTCGCGGTGTGCTAGCCCATGAGGTATGGCACGTCGCGGGCGGGCACTGTTGGCGTCAGGGTGCTCGGGATCCTGAAGTCTGGAATGAGGCGTGCGATTACGTCGTCAACCTGATTGTCGATGACGCCGGGTTGCAGCTTCCACCAGGGGTGCTCATTGACGTCCGCTTCAAGGGCATGTCGGCCGAGGAGGTTTACGGCATCCTCATGCACGAGAAGCGACAGACTCGGAAGCAACCGGACGACGGTGAGGCCGACGCCCCGCAGTTTGGACGCAAGCCGGGCGCTCAGCCGTCGCATTCGTCCGGCGGCACCGAAACTGAAGCCACGCCGTCCTGTGGGGAAGTCCGTCAATACGCCGGGCCCGACAAGGTTGCGAAGGAGGTCGAGTGGAAGGTGGCCGTGCTGCAGGCGGCCAAAGCCGCGCAGGCCTGTGGAAAGCTCGGCGGGGCGTTACAGGCGGCGGTTGAGCAATCCGTGGCCTCGGTGGTCGACTGGCGACCGCTCCTGCATCGCTTCGCGCAGGACGCAGCGCCGATCGACTATACGTGGGCACTGCCTGATCGCCGGTACCTGCATCTCGGCATGTACTTGCCGTCGTTAAACCAACCCCAGGTCGGTGACGCGGTGTTCGTTCGAGACACCAGCGGGTCGGTATGGGATGAAACGCAGGCGCAGTTCGCGGCCGAGATCCTGGCCGTAGCCGACGCAATTCGCCCGCGTCGCCTGATCGTGATGGATTGCGACGAGCGTGTGACGCAGGTTCAGATATTCGAGCAGGGTGACCTGGTCGAGTTGGCGCCGTTGAAGGGCGGCGGCGGCACCTCATTTATCGATCCATTTCACCGGATTGCGGGCGAGGACATCGAACCGGCGTTTCTCGTGTACCTGACCGATATGGAGGGCTCGTTTCCATCCGAAGAGCCGGCATATCCGGTCCTTTGGGCGTCAACCACACCGCTCAAGCGTGCGCGGCGCGCACCGTTTGGCGAGACGATTGAAGTCGTTTGCTGA
- a CDS encoding DNA polymerase III subunit beta, giving the protein MRFKVPRFAFGRTEAPHRIYDHIPVRNGWCFRTMGITMQRIFLTGTQLKAVQLSAAINDVRHFLNGVHLEATRNETRLVATDGSMMVAFRAAAANELEQSIITLTVPNEVVKQVRPAKGASDVLTIEIEGLRYTMVFGQLRIGFEPVTGTFPDYRRIVATKASGVVGHYDPDRLAVMKRIGKMLGRSRGAMPYVHHNGEGDAVVTLGCVPTFVGVLKSDPKAARKSEPQPWPALSNEDVNAILAQLEANPARLPARSDPSHVQPLQP; this is encoded by the coding sequence ATGCGCTTCAAGGTGCCGAGATTCGCCTTCGGAAGAACTGAAGCGCCGCACCGCATTTACGACCATATTCCAGTCCGCAATGGCTGGTGTTTTCGCACCATGGGAATCACTATGCAGCGAATCTTCCTGACCGGCACGCAGTTGAAAGCCGTACAGCTCAGCGCCGCCATCAATGACGTTCGCCATTTCCTAAACGGGGTGCATCTTGAGGCGACGCGGAACGAGACCCGCTTGGTCGCAACGGACGGCTCCATGATGGTGGCCTTTCGGGCGGCAGCGGCCAATGAGCTAGAACAGTCAATCATCACCCTCACGGTGCCAAACGAGGTGGTCAAGCAGGTAAGGCCCGCCAAGGGCGCGAGCGACGTTTTGACCATCGAGATCGAGGGCTTGCGCTACACGATGGTGTTCGGTCAACTGCGTATCGGCTTCGAGCCGGTCACGGGGACCTTTCCCGACTATCGTCGCATCGTGGCAACGAAGGCCAGCGGCGTCGTGGGCCATTACGACCCCGATCGCCTGGCGGTGATGAAAAGGATCGGCAAGATGCTCGGCCGGTCGAGGGGGGCGATGCCCTACGTTCATCACAACGGAGAGGGCGACGCCGTCGTTACCCTTGGATGCGTTCCTACGTTCGTCGGTGTTTTGAAGTCCGACCCGAAAGCGGCGCGGAAGTCGGAGCCGCAACCCTGGCCGGCTCTCTCGAACGAGGATGTCAACGCCATCCTGGCGCAGCTCGAGGCTAATCCCGCTCGCCTGCCTGCGAGGTCGGATCCGTCGCACGTACAACCTTTGCAGCCCTGA
- a CDS encoding PRTRC system protein F, producing MLYGSSGLDSVLADVAGPHWESARHSAPGSGSADGFLTLPTLSERVPVAGLYRWRTERDLAETVKMHFINGPLRPADVESPSGALDAFKQAFKAWLGRIGTETQNVSYTPVLLEREAVVEMVECRCYDDESSLASPLYLALEMADEGLYTLARFAPAAQQVHPLLLSSVISILDQVSCRTGLIRTPGWFLYQFSRYHWEHNESATDEEALEWLREMYEDDQESIQRRLPSVVRPQIYPDEVRRPPKVKGRRSKSIQLLERELAELQALAGGEMAKVCEELSTLSRLLRTAGKRFLLGDGIDGQPIYSLATVVIDENSLISELLDDHFNYAHQGGEETYFNCFIPFSTSSAAIAQQYRDLALGFRMLNHVDRLLGALNTF from the coding sequence ATGCTGTACGGCTCTTCGGGACTTGATTCAGTCCTCGCTGACGTCGCCGGCCCACATTGGGAATCGGCGCGCCATTCAGCTCCCGGAAGTGGATCTGCCGATGGTTTTCTGACCTTGCCGACGCTTTCGGAACGCGTTCCCGTGGCGGGGCTGTACCGATGGCGGACGGAGCGGGATCTGGCAGAGACGGTGAAGATGCACTTCATCAATGGTCCGCTCCGGCCGGCCGATGTCGAGTCCCCGTCGGGCGCGCTGGATGCGTTCAAGCAAGCCTTCAAGGCCTGGCTGGGACGCATAGGCACAGAGACCCAGAACGTGTCCTATACGCCCGTGCTGCTGGAGCGGGAGGCGGTAGTGGAGATGGTCGAATGCCGCTGCTATGACGACGAATCGAGTTTGGCTTCACCGCTGTATCTCGCGTTGGAAATGGCGGACGAAGGGCTATATACGCTCGCCAGGTTCGCGCCGGCGGCCCAGCAGGTTCACCCCTTGTTGCTCTCTTCGGTGATATCGATCCTCGATCAAGTCTCGTGTCGGACGGGGCTGATTCGAACACCGGGATGGTTCCTCTACCAGTTTTCTCGCTATCACTGGGAGCACAACGAATCAGCCACTGACGAGGAGGCTCTCGAGTGGCTCCGGGAAATGTACGAGGACGACCAAGAATCGATCCAACGGCGCCTTCCCAGCGTCGTGCGCCCGCAAATCTACCCAGACGAAGTTCGGCGACCACCGAAGGTGAAGGGCCGCCGGTCCAAGTCGATTCAACTGTTGGAGCGCGAGTTGGCGGAGTTGCAAGCGCTGGCGGGCGGCGAGATGGCGAAGGTCTGTGAGGAACTCTCCACCCTGTCGCGTCTTCTGCGTACTGCGGGAAAACGGTTCTTGCTCGGCGATGGGATAGATGGTCAACCGATTTACTCGCTGGCAACGGTGGTCATCGACGAGAACTCCCTCATTTCCGAGCTTCTCGACGATCACTTCAATTATGCCCACCAAGGCGGCGAAGAGACTTACTTTAACTGTTTCATCCCGTTTTCTACTTCCAGTGCCGCAATCGCGCAGCAGTACCGCGATCTCGCGCTCGGCTTTCGGATGCTCAACCATGTCGATCGTTTGCTCGGCGCGTTGAACACCTTCTAA
- a CDS encoding PRTRC system protein B translates to MTELATAELSRAVELESAILFYAGRSGNQFATVHEIVHDRSGRPVIGAGRPVDRNALIRALVQLDRNAAPKSEFLPPNVLGVSSTGVTWWSPPAMRRVFFDCSELGVRSAVVPHPGLVFQAAATGFRVFSTKTCDRPSADTPLFEPPYFNTWNDGQICIGTAKVPSRIEVKAIEGWESAFFDSAFTHPNHGSARVKYKRGVFAFWQDMLDGKFGDRFPLNALVPTSYKVRKLVCGSNGGGE, encoded by the coding sequence ATGACTGAACTTGCAACAGCAGAGCTATCGCGCGCCGTTGAGCTCGAATCTGCCATTCTTTTTTATGCTGGCAGATCCGGTAATCAGTTCGCCACCGTCCATGAGATCGTCCACGATCGCTCTGGCCGGCCGGTGATCGGTGCCGGGCGGCCAGTGGATCGCAACGCATTGATTCGCGCGCTCGTCCAACTGGACCGGAACGCGGCGCCGAAATCGGAGTTCCTGCCCCCGAACGTTCTCGGAGTGTCGAGTACCGGGGTCACATGGTGGAGCCCGCCGGCGATGCGCCGGGTGTTTTTCGATTGCAGTGAGTTAGGTGTCCGGTCGGCGGTGGTGCCCCATCCAGGCCTCGTGTTTCAAGCAGCGGCGACCGGTTTTCGTGTGTTCTCAACGAAAACCTGCGACCGACCATCTGCCGACACGCCACTGTTCGAGCCGCCGTACTTCAACACCTGGAACGACGGCCAGATCTGTATCGGCACTGCGAAGGTCCCATCCCGCATCGAGGTGAAGGCGATCGAGGGGTGGGAGTCGGCATTTTTCGATTCAGCCTTCACTCACCCGAACCACGGCTCCGCGCGTGTGAAGTACAAGCGCGGTGTCTTCGCGTTCTGGCAAGACATGCTCGACGGTAAGTTCGGCGACAGGTTTCCGCTGAACGCGCTGGTGCCGACGTCGTACAAAGTCCGGAAGCTCGTGTGTGGTTCAAACGGAGGCGGTGAATGA
- a CDS encoding PRTRC system ThiF family protein, with amino-acid sequence MSDPIQHRIPPDMVKAPWKVVVVGAGGTGSAFLPSLARLHHAMIELGHPGGIECTVFDDDTVSETNVGRQGFYPSDVGQHKALLMVHRLNNLMGTRWNAEPRRVDSGVRLVADLVVGCVDTRRARHAIVQAAKRGRVRYYLDCGNETDRGQVILGELGKARHDRLPHVGDLFPDLLNARNDKGDDMPSCSMADALRKQSLVINQAISVQAFNLLWTLFRTGSVSYSAVFVNLATGRTNPVPVDPVAWARFGYDAPPPRPQARKRKKAVTA; translated from the coding sequence ATGAGTGATCCCATTCAGCATCGCATTCCGCCTGATATGGTGAAAGCGCCGTGGAAAGTAGTGGTTGTCGGCGCTGGCGGCACGGGGAGCGCGTTTCTTCCTAGCCTCGCACGGCTGCATCACGCGATGATTGAGCTCGGACACCCCGGTGGAATCGAATGCACGGTTTTCGACGATGACACCGTGAGTGAGACGAACGTCGGTCGGCAGGGCTTTTATCCGTCCGATGTCGGTCAGCACAAGGCCCTCCTCATGGTGCACCGGCTGAACAATCTGATGGGCACGCGTTGGAATGCGGAGCCGCGCCGGGTCGACTCAGGTGTGCGGCTCGTCGCGGACCTCGTCGTTGGTTGCGTCGACACGCGTCGAGCTCGGCATGCGATCGTGCAAGCGGCGAAGCGCGGCCGTGTCAGGTATTACCTCGACTGCGGCAATGAGACGGATCGCGGCCAGGTGATTCTCGGTGAGCTCGGAAAGGCGCGACATGACAGGTTGCCGCACGTGGGCGATCTGTTTCCAGATCTGCTGAACGCTCGAAACGACAAGGGAGACGATATGCCATCGTGCTCGATGGCCGATGCGCTGCGCAAGCAGTCGTTGGTCATCAATCAGGCGATTTCGGTGCAGGCGTTCAATCTGCTCTGGACGTTGTTTCGCACCGGTTCGGTGTCTTATTCGGCAGTTTTCGTGAACCTCGCGACGGGCAGAACGAATCCTGTGCCGGTCGATCCTGTTGCGTGGGCCCGGTTCGGTTATGACGCTCCGCCTCCGCGGCCGCAAGCGCGAAAGCGTAAGAAAGCGGTGACAGCATAG